In a genomic window of Magnolia sinica isolate HGM2019 chromosome 16, MsV1, whole genome shotgun sequence:
- the LOC131229508 gene encoding adenylyl-sulfate kinase 3-like isoform X1, whose protein sequence is MNAASVRFVSPPSRFVSKPSPKIGILDVADSEAVRFARKFKGLRISGVRSTVTAKAMPESRILSDSEAAPAAGQSDQAAAGSGTNGVVMSTVGNSTNIVWQECSVGKLERQKLLQQKGCVIWITGLSGSGKSTLACALSRGLHYRGKLTYVLDGDNVRHGLNRDLSFKAEDRAENIRRIGEVAKLFADAGVICIASLISPYRKDREACRALLPKESFIEVFMNVPLELCESRDPKGLYKLAREGKIKGFTGIDDPYEPPLKCEIEIRQQDGDCASPSAMAEQVISYLEENGFLQA, encoded by the exons ATGAATGCAGCTTCAGTACGATTCGTTTCACCTCCTTCAAGATTCGTATCGAAACCATCGCCGAAAATCGGAATTCTAGATGTAGCTGATTCGGAAGCTGTCCGATTTGCTCGGAAGTTCAAGGGTTTGAGAATTTCTGGTGTCAGATCGACGGTTACGGCGAAGGCGATGCCCGAGTCGAGAATTTTATCGGATTCGGAAGCGGCGCCGGCAGCCGGGCAGAGCGATCAGGCAGCTGCAGGTTCCG GGACAAATGGTGTTGTGATGTCTACTGTGGGAAATTCGACAAACATTGTCTGGCAAGAATGTTCAGTTGGGAAACTCGAAAGGCAAAAGTTACTTCAGCAAAAAGGATGCGTCATATGGATTACAGGTCTCAGCGGTTCAG GGAAAAGCACTTTGGCATGTGCGTTGAGTCGAGGGTTGCACTATAGAGGAAAGCTAACATATGTTCTTGATGGTGATAATGTTAGGCATGGTCTAAATCGGGATCTTAGTTTCAAAGCAGAAGATCGTGCAGAAAATATTCGCAGGATTG GGGAAGTGGCAAAGCTCTTTGCAGATGCTGGTGTGATCTGTATCGCTAGCTTGATATCTCCATATAGAAAAGACCGGGAAGCCTGCCGTGCACTTCTGCCAAAGGAAAGTTTTATCGAG GTTTTCATGAATGTACCCCTGGAACTATGTGAGTCAAGGGATCCAAAAGGCCTGTACAAGCTCGCACGTGAAGGAAAGATCAAAG GTTTTACTGGGATAGATGACCCATATGAGCCACCCTTGAAATGTGAG ATTGAGATACGGCAGCAAGATGGTGATTGTGCTTCACCGAGTGCCATGGCGGAACAAGTGATATCTTACTTAGAGGAGAATGGTTTTTTGCAAGCTTAA
- the LOC131229508 gene encoding adenylyl-sulfate kinase 3-like isoform X4 — protein sequence MNAASVRFVSPPSRFVSKPSPKIGILDVADSEAVRFARKFKGLRISGVRSTVTAKAMPESRILSDSEAAPAAGQSDQAAAGSGTNGVVMSTVGNSTNIVWQECSVGKLERQKLLQQKGCVIWITGLSGSGEVAKLFADAGVICIASLISPYRKDREACRALLPKESFIEVFMNVPLELCESRDPKGLYKLAREGKIKGFTGIDDPYEPPLKCEIEIRQQDGDCASPSAMAEQVISYLEENGFLQA from the exons ATGAATGCAGCTTCAGTACGATTCGTTTCACCTCCTTCAAGATTCGTATCGAAACCATCGCCGAAAATCGGAATTCTAGATGTAGCTGATTCGGAAGCTGTCCGATTTGCTCGGAAGTTCAAGGGTTTGAGAATTTCTGGTGTCAGATCGACGGTTACGGCGAAGGCGATGCCCGAGTCGAGAATTTTATCGGATTCGGAAGCGGCGCCGGCAGCCGGGCAGAGCGATCAGGCAGCTGCAGGTTCCG GGACAAATGGTGTTGTGATGTCTACTGTGGGAAATTCGACAAACATTGTCTGGCAAGAATGTTCAGTTGGGAAACTCGAAAGGCAAAAGTTACTTCAGCAAAAAGGATGCGTCATATGGATTACAGGTCTCAGCGGTTCAG GGGAAGTGGCAAAGCTCTTTGCAGATGCTGGTGTGATCTGTATCGCTAGCTTGATATCTCCATATAGAAAAGACCGGGAAGCCTGCCGTGCACTTCTGCCAAAGGAAAGTTTTATCGAG GTTTTCATGAATGTACCCCTGGAACTATGTGAGTCAAGGGATCCAAAAGGCCTGTACAAGCTCGCACGTGAAGGAAAGATCAAAG GTTTTACTGGGATAGATGACCCATATGAGCCACCCTTGAAATGTGAG ATTGAGATACGGCAGCAAGATGGTGATTGTGCTTCACCGAGTGCCATGGCGGAACAAGTGATATCTTACTTAGAGGAGAATGGTTTTTTGCAAGCTTAA
- the LOC131229508 gene encoding adenylyl-sulfate kinase 3-like isoform X2 — protein sequence MNAASVRFVSPPSRFVSKPSPKIGILDVADSEAVRFARKFKGLRISGVRSTVTAKAMPESRILSDSEAAPAAGQSDQAAAGSGKSTLACALSRGLHYRGKLTYVLDGDNVRHGLNRDLSFKAEDRAENIRRIGEVAKLFADAGVICIASLISPYRKDREACRALLPKESFIEVFMNVPLELCESRDPKGLYKLAREGKIKGFTGIDDPYEPPLKCEIEIRQQDGDCASPSAMAEQVISYLEENGFLQA from the exons ATGAATGCAGCTTCAGTACGATTCGTTTCACCTCCTTCAAGATTCGTATCGAAACCATCGCCGAAAATCGGAATTCTAGATGTAGCTGATTCGGAAGCTGTCCGATTTGCTCGGAAGTTCAAGGGTTTGAGAATTTCTGGTGTCAGATCGACGGTTACGGCGAAGGCGATGCCCGAGTCGAGAATTTTATCGGATTCGGAAGCGGCGCCGGCAGCCGGGCAGAGCGATCAGGCAGCTGCAGGTTCCG GGAAAAGCACTTTGGCATGTGCGTTGAGTCGAGGGTTGCACTATAGAGGAAAGCTAACATATGTTCTTGATGGTGATAATGTTAGGCATGGTCTAAATCGGGATCTTAGTTTCAAAGCAGAAGATCGTGCAGAAAATATTCGCAGGATTG GGGAAGTGGCAAAGCTCTTTGCAGATGCTGGTGTGATCTGTATCGCTAGCTTGATATCTCCATATAGAAAAGACCGGGAAGCCTGCCGTGCACTTCTGCCAAAGGAAAGTTTTATCGAG GTTTTCATGAATGTACCCCTGGAACTATGTGAGTCAAGGGATCCAAAAGGCCTGTACAAGCTCGCACGTGAAGGAAAGATCAAAG GTTTTACTGGGATAGATGACCCATATGAGCCACCCTTGAAATGTGAG ATTGAGATACGGCAGCAAGATGGTGATTGTGCTTCACCGAGTGCCATGGCGGAACAAGTGATATCTTACTTAGAGGAGAATGGTTTTTTGCAAGCTTAA
- the LOC131229508 gene encoding adenylyl-sulfate kinase 3-like isoform X3, which translates to MNAASVRFVSPPSRFVSKPSPKIGILDVADSEAVRFARKFKGLRISGVRSTVTAKAMPESRILSDSEAAPAAGQSDQAAAGSGTNGVVMSTVGNSTNIVWQECSVGKLERQKLLQQKGCVIWITGLSGSGKSTLACALSRGLHYRGKLTYVLDGDNVRHGLNRDLSFKAEDRAENIRRIGEVAKLFADAGVICIASLISPYRKDREACRALLPKESFIEVFMNVPLELCESRDPKGLYKLAREGKIKD; encoded by the exons ATGAATGCAGCTTCAGTACGATTCGTTTCACCTCCTTCAAGATTCGTATCGAAACCATCGCCGAAAATCGGAATTCTAGATGTAGCTGATTCGGAAGCTGTCCGATTTGCTCGGAAGTTCAAGGGTTTGAGAATTTCTGGTGTCAGATCGACGGTTACGGCGAAGGCGATGCCCGAGTCGAGAATTTTATCGGATTCGGAAGCGGCGCCGGCAGCCGGGCAGAGCGATCAGGCAGCTGCAGGTTCCG GGACAAATGGTGTTGTGATGTCTACTGTGGGAAATTCGACAAACATTGTCTGGCAAGAATGTTCAGTTGGGAAACTCGAAAGGCAAAAGTTACTTCAGCAAAAAGGATGCGTCATATGGATTACAGGTCTCAGCGGTTCAG GGAAAAGCACTTTGGCATGTGCGTTGAGTCGAGGGTTGCACTATAGAGGAAAGCTAACATATGTTCTTGATGGTGATAATGTTAGGCATGGTCTAAATCGGGATCTTAGTTTCAAAGCAGAAGATCGTGCAGAAAATATTCGCAGGATTG GGGAAGTGGCAAAGCTCTTTGCAGATGCTGGTGTGATCTGTATCGCTAGCTTGATATCTCCATATAGAAAAGACCGGGAAGCCTGCCGTGCACTTCTGCCAAAGGAAAGTTTTATCGAG GTTTTCATGAATGTACCCCTGGAACTATGTGAGTCAAGGGATCCAAAAGGCCTGTACAAGCTCGCACGTGAAGGAAAGATCAAAG ATTGA